From the Thermodesulfobacteriota bacterium genome, the window AATGTGATCTCGATCCATCTGCCCCCCTTGCGGGAGAGAAGAGAGGACATTCCCCTTCTGATCGATCACTTCCTGAAGAAATACTCCGAGCTCAATCGGAAGAAGATCCAGGACCTCTCCAAGGAGGCGCGAGCCCTCCTCTTACGTTATTCCTATCCTGGAAACGTTCGGGAGTTGGAAAACCTCATCGAACGGGCGGTGGTGCTCTGCCGCGGTCCGGTGATCACCCGGGAGGACCTCCCTTTTCACCTGCAGGAGGGGGTTCCTGAGAAGGATTGGAATGTTACAAAGAAGATGAAGACCCTACCGGAATCCCTCGAGGAGGTGGAGAGGGACCTCATTTTGAAGGCCCTCCACCAGCACCAGGGGATCCAGACCCGGGCGGCCGAAAGCCTCGGGATCAGCGAAAGGGTTCTCCGATATAAGATGAAGAAATACGGGATTCGGCCCTCTTAACCTGCGGGGGAGAGGTCTCCAAATCTCAGAGGTTCGAGATGGCCTACTATCGCATCCAGTTCGGATATGGGTTCCCACCGGTCATCAAAACCCTGATGATCCTGATGGGAGCCTTCTTTCTCCTCCAGATGCTGGTCAGCCATCGGATCGAACTCTACCTGGGCCTCGTCCCCATCCTGGTCTGGAAACGCTATTTTCTCTGGCAGCTCGTCACCTATCTTTTCCTTCACGGAGGAATCGCCCACCTCCTCCTGAATCTTCTCGCCCTTTGGTGGTTCGGGGGAGAGCTGGAGAATTACTGGGGGTCTAAGAAGTTTTTGATCTACTTCTTCTTCTGCGGGATCGGGGCTGCGCTCTGCACGGTGGTTTTCACCCCCCACCAGATGGTCCCCGTGGTCGGTGCCTCCGGTGCCATTTACGGAATTCTGCTGGCCTTCGGCTGGCTCTTTCCGAACCGTCCTATCTACCTATATTTCCTCTTTCCCATCCCTGCCAAATATATGGTAATCCTATTCGGCCTCATCGCTCTTCTCTCCTCCGCCGAGGGATCGGGGGGGAGAATCGCCCACCTCACTCACCTGGGGGGCCTCCTCTTCGGCCTTTTCTATATGGGTTATCCCTGGGTTCGGAGAAAGATTCGTCGAGAATATTACAAATGGAAGTGGACCAGGCGAGGGCCGAACCGCTGGGACGGATATCACTGAAAGACCGCAGAGGCGATCCTCCCTGAGAAGAGGGAAGAGGGGACATGATCCTGATCGGGACCAGCGGCTATAATTACCCCCACTGGTGGAACGGCGTCTTTTATCCCTCCGATCTTCCTCAGAGGCAGTGGCTCGAATTCTATGCCCGGTCCTTCCCTACCGTTGAACTCAACGTGACCTTCTATCGGCTTCCCAAGAGGGAGGTCTTCGAGGGGTGGTATAAACGGACCCCGAAAGGTTTCACTTTCGCTGTCAAAGGAAGCCGTTTTATCACTCACGTCCAGCGCCTGAAGGAGTGCAGAGAACCCCTCACCCTCTTCTTCGATCAGGCCTCCCCCTTGAAAGAGAAGATGGGGGTCCTCCTCTGGCAACTTCCCCCTCGGTTTCCTTTTGAAAAGGAGAGGCTCGAGGCCTTCTGTGGGCTTCTTTCGACCCTCCCCGGATCGAAATCGATCCGCCATGCCTTCGAATTTCGGGACGAATCCTGGCTCTGCGAGGAGTGTTTCAGGATGCTCGAGACGTTTCGATTCGGATGTTGTATCTCCCACGGCTCAAGGCTTCCCTACACCGAGAGGGTGACCGCCGATTTTGTCTATCTCCGGCTCCACGGTGGCGAGGTCCTCTATGGGTCCAATTATTCGGATGGGGAGTTAAAAGAGTGGGCAAGAAAAATTAAAGGCTGGGTCGGGAAGAAGGGGGATGCCTTTGTCTATTTCAATAACGATGCCCATGGGTTCGCGGTGAAGAATGCCCTTTCCCTTCAGCGACTGATAGAATCCCCCGGGCCGCCCTCATGACCCCGTCCGATCCAGGTGCGTCCTGAGGAAAAGAAGACCGGAAAGAAATGGCTCCTCTGTCAGCCTCCGGGTCACTTTGGGCCGATGAGGAGGATGACCGTGGTCCATCCAAAGAGGAGGATCAAGAAGATGATGAACTCTCTTACCAATTGGCGATCCATAAAGGCTCCTGGCTCTTACGCGAAGAGAGCGATTGCCTTTTTTCCCGAGATGGTGTATGGAAAACACAGTTCAAGGTCAGACTGGGGTTTATTATGAGAAAAAAGGGAGGGGATTTCAAGTCCATTGGGTCTATACTTTCCTTGCCGTTTGGGATGGGGCTTCTTTGGCTTTTGAAGTTCAGGAAGGATTAACTCGTCTGGGCGAGGACCGCTTGGGGGTAGGGAGGAGAATCCAAAAGGAGAGGGAGCCGTGGAGAGAAAGCCCTGCTTCGGATCGATCCGGGAGGTCACCCTAAAAGGCGGATTTACCAAAACCGATGCCAAACCCGAGTGCCGGGAATGCGAGCATTTCAGGGATTGTCTGCGGGACGGGAAAAGATTGGCCGAGGAGGAGGATCAGAGGGAGGAGTTGAGAAAACAGAACATGATGGCCAAGATCATCGACCTTTCGGCCGTGTTCTCCAATGACCTCGGTAGTTGCCTTCTGGAG encodes:
- a CDS encoding rhomboid family intramembrane serine protease, whose protein sequence is MAYYRIQFGYGFPPVIKTLMILMGAFFLLQMLVSHRIELYLGLVPILVWKRYFLWQLVTYLFLHGGIAHLLLNLLALWWFGGELENYWGSKKFLIYFFFCGIGAALCTVVFTPHQMVPVVGASGAIYGILLAFGWLFPNRPIYLYFLFPIPAKYMVILFGLIALLSSAEGSGGRIAHLTHLGGLLFGLFYMGYPWVRRKIRREYYKWKWTRRGPNRWDGYH
- a CDS encoding DUF72 domain-containing protein; translation: MILIGTSGYNYPHWWNGVFYPSDLPQRQWLEFYARSFPTVELNVTFYRLPKREVFEGWYKRTPKGFTFAVKGSRFITHVQRLKECREPLTLFFDQASPLKEKMGVLLWQLPPRFPFEKERLEAFCGLLSTLPGSKSIRHAFEFRDESWLCEECFRMLETFRFGCCISHGSRLPYTERVTADFVYLRLHGGEVLYGSNYSDGELKEWARKIKGWVGKKGDAFVYFNNDAHGFAVKNALSLQRLIESPGPPS